Proteins found in one Gemmobacter sp. 24YEA27 genomic segment:
- a CDS encoding 3-keto-5-aminohexanoate cleavage protein: MFKFNKTIISCAVTGGVHTPSMSPYLPITPKQIEDSAVEAHAAGAAVVHLHARLDDGRPTADPAVYGQFVPGIRARCDAVVNITTGGAPGMTMDERLAAARAMSPDMVSLNMGSINFGFHLMAGKKKDWQYDWEERFLLESKSKYSVNSFQVLEDIVTELGAEGVVFECECYDVGHLYNLKYLRDQGIIRGPMMVQFIFGFLGGVGVHPSHLEHFYETAERLFGDDYYMSVLAAGRQQMAFGTASACRGGGVRVGLEDALYIRKGELAKSNAEQVNLIGEILDKLNIKLASSTDVREAFNMRPRIGVAA, encoded by the coding sequence ATGTTCAAGTTCAATAAGACCATCATCAGCTGCGCGGTGACGGGGGGCGTTCATACCCCGAGCATGTCGCCCTATCTGCCGATCACCCCGAAACAGATCGAGGATTCCGCCGTCGAGGCCCATGCTGCCGGCGCCGCCGTCGTGCATCTTCACGCCCGTCTGGATGATGGCCGCCCCACCGCCGATCCGGCGGTCTATGGCCAGTTCGTGCCGGGGATCCGGGCGCGCTGCGATGCGGTGGTCAATATCACCACCGGCGGCGCACCCGGCATGACCATGGATGAAAGGCTCGCCGCCGCGCGTGCGATGTCACCCGATATGGTCTCGCTCAATATGGGCTCGATCAATTTCGGCTTCCATCTGATGGCGGGCAAGAAAAAGGACTGGCAATATGACTGGGAAGAGCGGTTCCTGCTCGAATCCAAGTCGAAATATTCGGTCAACTCCTTCCAGGTGCTGGAAGATATCGTGACTGAACTCGGGGCCGAGGGCGTGGTCTTTGAATGTGAATGCTATGATGTCGGGCATCTCTACAACCTGAAATACCTGCGCGATCAGGGTATTATCCGCGGCCCTATGATGGTGCAGTTCATCTTCGGCTTCCTTGGCGGCGTCGGCGTACACCCGAGCCATCTTGAACATTTCTACGAAACAGCAGAACGGCTGTTCGGGGATGATTACTATATGTCGGTGCTGGCTGCCGGCCGTCAGCAGATGGCATTCGGCACCGCCTCGGCCTGTCGCGGCGGCGGTGTCCGGGTCGGGCTGGAGGATGCGCTTTATATCCGCAAGGGCGAGCTCGCGAAATCCAATGCCGAACAGGTCAATCTGATCGGCGAAATCCTCGACAAGCTGAACATCAAACTGGCAAGCTCGACGGATGTGCGCGAGGCTTTCAACATGCGG